The DNA window AGCAGGTCCGCGCAGGTCACCAGCGCCGGCACGGGCGCCGAGCAGGGACGTGCATTCAGCGAAGCGGCCGTCACCGTGATGCAGGCCTATGACTTGGAGAGTCGCTACGAGGAGGCCGTGGCGCTCGGCCAGTTCGCGGGTGAGCGCGCCCGGCTCCTGAAAGACGAGGGAGGCGAGGCCCGCATCCTCGCGCAGCAGGGGCGCGTGATGTCCCGCATGCTCCGTCATCGGCCCGGGATGGAGACCGCCCAGGTTCTCGAGGTGCTGCACCGCGCCCGTCGCCTTGCTGATGCGTCCGGTGATGCCAGTGCTCGCGTCGCCGCGCGCAACTCGGAGGCCATCTTCCACTACTCCATCGTGCTCCTGACGGGCCAGGGGGAGTGGGCCACCGTCGTCGCCCTCCTGGAGCAGGCGCGAGACCTGGCTGTCTCCTCGGGGGATTCGCGAGGGCACCTCGATGCCCTGTTCTACCTGGGCCTCACCCAGCAGTTTCAGGGGAACGCCGAGGCCGCGAGGTCGACCTACGAGCACGGCCTGTCGCTCGCCCGCGCCGCGAAGGATGTCCTGATGGAGTCGTACAACCTGCGCCACCTCGCCTCCCTCGCCGAGGACCGGGGCGAGCTCGACTCGGCCATCACCCTGTACGAGCAGTCCCTGCGGCTGCGAGAGCAGGTCGGCTTCACCACTGGCCAGATGTTCGCACTGACGGCCCTGGCCAACGTGCGTGCGCGCAAGGACCCGAAGGACGCTCAGGCGCTGGTGCTCTCCGAGAAGTCCCTCACCCTGGCGCGAGCGGTGAAGGACCCCGCTGGCGAGCGCGAGGCCCGGACGTCCCTTGGGCGACTTCTCCTGCGCCGGGGAGAGGTCGCCGCCGCGGTTCCCCATCTGGAGCAGGCGCTCTCCAACTCGGAGACGCACGAGGACTGGTGGTCCGCGGTCGAGGCGTTGTTGGAGCTGGGCCGGGCCCACTCGCTGCGCGGCGAGAAGGTGCTTGTCGGGGAGCGACTGCGTCAAGCGCGCACCGTGGCCTCCTCGCGACGATTGCAGGAGGCGCTCGTCCTGGTGGAGAAGGTCGAGCACGAGCTGGGCGCCGCGCCCTGAGGTGCGAAGAGGAGGGGCAGCATCGCCTGGCCCCTCCTCATCCGTTCAACCCGTGTGGCGGGTCAGGTCGTTCGTTGTCGGGCTCGTCGGATGGACGTCCGCTTGCGCATGTGACGAACCCCGATGAATCCCAGTGAGAGGGCCGCCACCGCGAAGCCCGCGGGACGCAGCATCGCGCTGAGGGCTCCTGCCGCGCCGACCGTCACGCCGAGCACAGGCAGGTACGCGACGAGGCACAGCGGGCATTTCGGAACGAGCGCGGCCATGAGCCCCAGGACCAGCGACACCGCGGGAGCGCGCACTGCCGGACGGCGCTTCTCAGGCTCCGTGGCCATACTGGTCCCGCAAGCGAACCCAGCTCATGGGGTGGGGCAGCCCGCCTTCGTCTCGGCCTTTCGGGACGAGGTCCAGGAGTTGGTAGGCCGTGTTGATGGACTCGATGCCTCGCCCGTAGGTCCCGTAGGTGTGGAAGATGTCGCCGCGTTCATCCTTCGAGAAGACACTGAAGCCCGGCATGTCCGAGGTGGAGTGCGGCAGCGGTCCGTAGTTGTAGACGGCTTCGCCACGTGCCACGGCCTCTGCTCGGAAGGACACCTGGAAGTCGAAGTTGAATTCGCTTCCATGCGAGGACACCCACTTGAAGCTCCAGCCCAGGCGCTGTCGGAACGCCTGCAGCTTCGGCAGCTCCGCGCGCGAGATGACGACGAAGCTCACATCCCGCTGGCTCAGGTGCTCGCTGGCTCCGTTGAAGGAGTCCGCCCAGAATGAACAGCTCTTGCAGCCAGTCTCCCATTCGGGGGCGAACATGAAGTGGTAGACGAGCAACTGGCTTCGGCCCGCGAAGAGCTGCGCCAGCGTCTCCTTTCCCTGGGGGCCATCGAACACGTAGGGCTCGGTCACACGCAGCCAGGGCAGGGTGCGGCGTGTGGCGCTCAGCTCGTCGCGCATCCGCGTGAGGGCCTTCTCCTTCGCCAACAGCTCCTGGCGTGCGGCCAGCCACTCACTCCTCGACTCCGTCTTGGTGGGCGTCACAGTGATTCCTCCGTGGGGTGGATGGCTCCAGAGGTAATGGACCGGAAGCGAGCGCTGGGAGTAACAAAGGCGACGGGCTTCCCAACGCGGGAGGGGGGCCGGAGGATGTGCGTCATGGATGCGCTCATCACGGCGGCGGCTCGGGCACTGGGGGAGGGCGACCCCCTGGGGGCACTCCAGCGCGTGGCGCTCCGAGAGGACGCGCCGGCGTTGGCCGTGAGAGGTATCGCCATGGCGCAGATGGGGGTGTTCGCGAAGGCGACGCAGCTGCTGCGGCGTGCCGCTCGCGCCTACGGCTCCAGCGACGCCCTCGCGCGGGCGCGCTGCAACGTCGCGGAGGCGGAGGTGGCCCTTGCGTCCCGGGACTTCGGAGGCGCCGACCTCACGCTCGACGAAGCGCTGAGCACTTTCCTGCGCCACGGTGACTCGCAGAACGCGCGCTACACCCGGTTGTTGCAGGCACGGCGGGCCCTGTTGCTGGGCCGTGTCGATGAGGCCCAGCAGGCCGTGGCCGAGCTCGACCTTCGCGGGGCGCCCGCGATGACATTGGCGGTCGCGCATCTTCTGGAGCTCGAGGTGGCGCTGCGGCGAGGCGCCACCCGTGCCGCCCGCGTCGCGCTGGAACACGTGCGGAGCACCGCCGGACGTGCGCGCATTCCCTCGCTGGACGCCGAGGTCGAGCATGCCGCTCGGGTCCTGAGCCTCCCCGCCGCGCGAGTCCTTGTGCGGGGCGAGGCGCGAGTGGTCATGCTCGATGAGGTCGAGGTGTTGCTGGGCTCGGAGCACCTCGTCGTCAATGCGTGCCGTCGAACGGTCCATCTGCGCGGGCAGGTCGTGACGCTGGCCACTCGCCCCGTGCTGTTCGAGCTCCTGCGCGGACTGGCCGAGGCCTGGCCTGGCTCCGCCACGCGAGATGACCTTGCCCGGCACGTCTTTGGAGCGCGGCGTGTGAATGACTCCTATCGCGCGCGCCTGCGCGTCGAGCTGGGCCGCCTGAGAGCGCAGTTGCGCGACGTGGCGGAGATCCGGGCCACCCCGCTGGGCTTCGCCTTGGCTCCACGGCATCCCGTGGAGGTGCGGGTCCTCGCGCCACCCGTCGAGGGAGCGGGCGGTGCTGTGTTGGCGCTGCTCGCGGACGGCGAGCATTGGTCGACTTCGGCGCTCGCGCTCGTGCTCGGTGCAAGCCAACGGACGGTGCAGCGGGTGCTCTCCTCGCTGGCGGAGGATGGACAGGTCCGCGCGCTGGGCAGTGGCCGCGCGCGACGCTGGGTGGCGCCCCCTGTCATTGGCTTCACGACGACTTTGTTACTCCCGACATCCACTCTCTTCGAGTAGAGCGGGCCCCTGGGCGAGGGACGGAGCACGGACATGGACAAGACGCGGACCGAGGCGGAAGAGACACAGCCAGCGGAGATCCTCCGCGAGTACGGCCCCTTCGATGCCGCCTCGCGCGTCCATGGCGTGACGTATGACGGCGCGAGTGTCTGGTTCGCTGGAGGCGAGAAGCTTCAGTCCTTCGACCCGGCGAGTGGTGAGCCGGGGCGCACCCTCGACATCCCATGTGATGCGGGGACGGCCTTCGATGGCCGGTATCTCTTCCAGCTCGGCGAGGGCCTCATCCGGAAGATCGACCCTGGGACCGGACAGGTGCTGAAGACCGTGCCTGCTCCCGGCCAGGGTGGCGACTCGGGGCTCACCTGGGCCGAGGGGTTCTTGTGGGTCGGACAGTTTCGTGGCCGGGTGATTCATCAAATCGACCCCGAGACGGGCGCTGTCCTGCGCACCCTTGAATCCAAGCGCTTCGTCACAGGTGTGACATGGGTGGAGGGGGAGCTGTGGCACGGCACGATGGAGGGCGACTCGAGTGACATCCGGCGAATCGACCCGAAAGATGGTCGTGTGCTCGTCCGGCTCACGCTGCCCGAGGGGCAGACTGTCTCGGGGCTCGAGTCGGATGGCGGCGACATCTTCTACGCGGGCGGGGGCGCCAGCCGCACGGTTCGCGCGGTGAGGCGGCCCCGGCGCTCGCGCCGCTGATGCCGTGACTCCAGACGGGCGCATGCCGGTGGGCGTGGTGCTTGGTATCGCCTCCCTCGTGGCGATGGACTGATTCCCAAGGCTGCCAGATCACAAACCTTCGAACTCTCCCCTCATAGGTACGAAGGATTGGCGCGAGACGCGACCCCTCAAGACCTGGAGTGCTAGGTACGTGTTGTGAAGTTGGGAAACACGCCAGGGCAGCCTCGTCCCCGTCTAGCAGGGTGTTGAGAAACCCCTGGTCAAGTCCCGAATCGTGTGTAGTTGGTTCGGAGGGGGTACGGGAGAGGAATGCTCCTTTGCGGCATCATTCAGTGGTGTCTGGGTTTGAAGTCAGCAAGGCCATGTCGAGGTAGCGGCGGTCATCCCAGATGCCAGTGACTTCGAGGGCGACGGCGGTGATGAGGCGCCAGGCGCTGGCGCGGTCCGGGAAGGCGCCCACTGCGCGGATGCGACGCTTCACCTCGCCATGGAGTCGCTCCAGGCCGTTGGTGCTGCGAAGCCGCTTCCAGTGGACCTTGGGGAAAGAGAAGAAGCAGGTGGCCGAGGGGAAGCCCTCGCGCAGGCACTCCATGGCCTCGGGAACCTGGCGACCCAGGCCGGCCTGGAGTGCCTCCAGGCGCTTCCTGGCGTCCTGGGGGGTTGGCGCCTCGAAGACGGCCGAGGTCTCCTTGCCGAGCCGTCCACGCAGCCGCCAGGGGGCCTTGGCGAGGACGTTCCGAGTCAGGTGCACCGTGCAACGCTGGAGCTGGGCCTCGGGCAGGGACTGCCGGGCCGCGGCGGCCAGCCCCGCGTGCCCGTCGGCGATGACAAGCCGCACACCCTTCAGGCCGCGCTCGAGCAGTTGGCGAAGCAGCTCCAGCCAGGAGTCCTGCGACTCGCTGCCACCCAGCGTCACGGCCAGCAGGTGCCGGTGCCCGTCCTCGCCCACGCCGTAAGCCACCAGGGCCGAGACGTTCTGCACCGTGCGCGCCCACCTCGCATCCAGGAAGGTGGCATCCAAGTAGAGGTAGGGGAATGCCTGGGTGAGGGGTTGGGTGCGAAGTCCCTCCACCTTCTCTTCGAGGGACTTCGTCACTCGGCTCACCGTCGAGCGCGAAACCTCCTCGCCCATGAGTGCCCGTGTGACTCGGCCCATCTTCCTCGTGGAGACGCCCTGCACGTACGCACTGGTGATTGCCTCGTCGAGCTCTTCGCTGCGCCGCTTGTATCGGCCCAGTACTGCCTCCGCCGAGCCGCTGCTCCGCGTCCGCGGCACGGCCACCTCCAGGTGCCCCATCGAGGTCAGCAGGCCTCGCAGGTAGCTGCCATTGCGCTGGTCCTTTCGCCCCGCCACCTGCTGCCAGCGCCCCGCGCCCACCAGGCCCCGAATCTCCTCCTCCAGCAACATCTCCAGCGTCATGCGAATGGCACCCAGGAAGAGAGCGCGCACATCGGTGCGCACCTCCTCGTGCGAGGGCGCGGCAAACTCGGTATCGTCCACTTCAGGGAACTCCTCGGCTCCCCTGCCAGGGGGAGACCGTCTCGGTTGGTTTCTCCGAGGAGCTTCCCTCTTTCCCGCTCAGTCCTGCTCGCCGACTACACACTTATAGGGACACGACCAAACCCCTTCGGGGGATCGACACCCCGCGGCGTGACGTGGTGTCCTCCGCGCATCGGAGGCAGCGATGCGCGGACGGCCCAAGCAGCAGACAACGCTATTCAGCTTGAGGACGCCGGGGGACCGAGTCCCAGCGGGCCATCCACTGCGCAGGGTGAAGGACATGGCGGACGCCGCGCTGGCGGCGCTCTCTGCGACGTTTGATGCGAGTACAGCGGCACTGGCCGGCCGAGCATTCCTCCGGAGCAGTTGCTGAAGTCCTGCCTCCTGATGGCGTTCTACTCGGTAAGGAGTGAGCGACTCTTCTGCGAGCAGCTCGACTACAACCTCCTCTTCCGGTGGTTCCTCGACATGGGATGGAGGACGCGTCCTTCGACCACAGCACCTTCTCGCAGAACCGGGACCGGCTGCTGGAGCATGACGTTGCCCGGAGATTCTTCATGGCGGTCATGAGCCAGGCGCGAAGCGCGGGGCTCACCAGCAGTGCGCACTTCAGCGTGGATGGCAGCCTGATTGAGGCCTGGGCATCCCT is part of the Myxococcus landrumus genome and encodes:
- a CDS encoding IS256 family transposase, which translates into the protein MDDTEFAAPSHEEVRTDVRALFLGAIRMTLEMLLEEEIRGLVGAGRWQQVAGRKDQRNGSYLRGLLTSMGHLEVAVPRTRSSGSAEAVLGRYKRRSEELDEAITSAYVQGVSTRKMGRVTRALMGEEVSRSTVSRVTKSLEEKVEGLRTQPLTQAFPYLYLDATFLDARWARTVQNVSALVAYGVGEDGHRHLLAVTLGGSESQDSWLELLRQLLERGLKGVRLVIADGHAGLAAAARQSLPEAQLQRCTVHLTRNVLAKAPWRLRGRLGKETSAVFEAPTPQDARKRLEALQAGLGRQVPEAMECLREGFPSATCFFSFPKVHWKRLRSTNGLERLHGEVKRRIRAVGAFPDRASAWRLITAVALEVTGIWDDRRYLDMALLTSNPDTTE
- a CDS encoding Vgb family protein: MDKTRTEAEETQPAEILREYGPFDAASRVHGVTYDGASVWFAGGEKLQSFDPASGEPGRTLDIPCDAGTAFDGRYLFQLGEGLIRKIDPGTGQVLKTVPAPGQGGDSGLTWAEGFLWVGQFRGRVIHQIDPETGAVLRTLESKRFVTGVTWVEGELWHGTMEGDSSDIRRIDPKDGRVLVRLTLPEGQTVSGLESDGGDIFYAGGGASRTVRAVRRPRRSRR
- a CDS encoding helix-turn-helix domain-containing protein, with the translated sequence MDALITAAARALGEGDPLGALQRVALREDAPALAVRGIAMAQMGVFAKATQLLRRAARAYGSSDALARARCNVAEAEVALASRDFGGADLTLDEALSTFLRHGDSQNARYTRLLQARRALLLGRVDEAQQAVAELDLRGAPAMTLAVAHLLELEVALRRGATRAARVALEHVRSTAGRARIPSLDAEVEHAARVLSLPAARVLVRGEARVVMLDEVEVLLGSEHLVVNACRRTVHLRGQVVTLATRPVLFELLRGLAEAWPGSATRDDLARHVFGARRVNDSYRARLRVELGRLRAQLRDVAEIRATPLGFALAPRHPVEVRVLAPPVEGAGGAVLALLADGEHWSTSALALVLGASQRTVQRVLSSLAEDGQVRALGSGRARRWVAPPVIGFTTTLLLPTSTLFE
- a CDS encoding DUF899 domain-containing protein → MTPTKTESRSEWLAARQELLAKEKALTRMRDELSATRRTLPWLRVTEPYVFDGPQGKETLAQLFAGRSQLLVYHFMFAPEWETGCKSCSFWADSFNGASEHLSQRDVSFVVISRAELPKLQAFRQRLGWSFKWVSSHGSEFNFDFQVSFRAEAVARGEAVYNYGPLPHSTSDMPGFSVFSKDERGDIFHTYGTYGRGIESINTAYQLLDLVPKGRDEGGLPHPMSWVRLRDQYGHGA
- a CDS encoding tetratricopeptide repeat protein; protein product: MRQLICVGLVSLVTACATSRSAQVTSAGTGAEQGRAFSEAAVTVMQAYDLESRYEEAVALGQFAGERARLLKDEGGEARILAQQGRVMSRMLRHRPGMETAQVLEVLHRARRLADASGDASARVAARNSEAIFHYSIVLLTGQGEWATVVALLEQARDLAVSSGDSRGHLDALFYLGLTQQFQGNAEAARSTYEHGLSLARAAKDVLMESYNLRHLASLAEDRGELDSAITLYEQSLRLREQVGFTTGQMFALTALANVRARKDPKDAQALVLSEKSLTLARAVKDPAGEREARTSLGRLLLRRGEVAAAVPHLEQALSNSETHEDWWSAVEALLELGRAHSLRGEKVLVGERLRQARTVASSRRLQEALVLVEKVEHELGAAP